The following coding sequences lie in one Sphingobium sp. KCTC 72723 genomic window:
- a CDS encoding type II toxin-antitoxin system RelE/ParE family toxin — protein sequence MRIEFADADLQRICTDEAHKLGLPFAVIHAARRRLVQLEAALDERDLRNLKSVHYKKLQGCQDGRRSVRINDQYRIVFRLLENERPPTIQIVAIGDTH from the coding sequence ATGAGGATCGAATTCGCCGATGCCGACTTGCAGCGCATATGCACCGATGAAGCTCACAAGCTTGGGCTTCCATTTGCGGTGATTCACGCGGCCCGTCGCCGCCTGGTGCAGCTGGAAGCGGCCTTGGATGAGAGGGATCTAAGGAATTTGAAAAGTGTGCACTACAAGAAACTGCAGGGTTGCCAGGATGGAAGGCGAAGCGTCCGTATCAACGATCAGTACCGAATTGTCTTTCGTTTGCTCGAAAATGAGCGGCCGCCGACCATTCAAATTGTCGCTATCGGCGACACGCATTGA